Proteins co-encoded in one Falco rusticolus isolate bFalRus1 chromosome 14, bFalRus1.pri, whole genome shotgun sequence genomic window:
- the PRPS1 gene encoding ribose-phosphate pyrophosphokinase 1 — MPNIKIFSGSSHQDLSQKIADRLGLELGKVVTKKFSNQETCVEIGESVRGEDVYIVQSGCGEINDNLMELLIMINACKIASASRVTAVIPCFPYARQDKKDKSRAPISAKLVANMLSVAGADHIITMDLHASQIQGFFDIPVDNLYAEPAVLKWIKENIAEWKNCTIVSPDAGGAKRVTSIADRLNVDFALIHKERKKANEVDRMVLVGDVKDRVAILVDDMADTCGTICHAADKLVSAGATKVYAILTHGIFSGPAISRINNACFEAVVVTNTIPQEDKMKQCPKIQVIDISMILAEAIRRTHNGESVSYLFSHVPL; from the exons atgccCAACATTAAGATCTTCAGCGGGAGCTCGCACCAGGACCTGTCCCAGAAGATCGCCGACCGCCTGGGCCTGGAGCTGGGCAAGGTGGTCACGAAGAAGTTCAGCAACCAGGAGACGTG TGTGGAAATAGGTGAGAGTGTACGCGGGGAGGATGTCTACATTGTGCAGAGTGGCTGTGGTGAAATCAATGACAATCTGATGGAGCTCCTTATCATGATAAATGCCTGTAAGATTGCCTCAGCCAGCAGAGTCACAGCTGTCATACCCTGCTTCCCGTATGCTCGGCAGGACAAAAAGGACAAG AGTCGAGCTCCAATATCTGCCAAGCTGGTTGCAAACATGCTGTCTGTGGCAGGTGCAGATCATATAATCACCATGGACCTGCATGCATCTCAGATTCAG ggtttttttgatatCCCTGTTGATAACTTGTATGCTGAGCCTGCTGTACTTAAATGGATCAAAGAGAATATTGCAGAGTGGAAGAACTGTACCATTGTTTCACCAGATGCTGGTGGAGCCAAGAG GGTGACCTCCATCGCAGATCGATTGAATGTAGACTTTGCCCTCATTCACAAGGAGCGCAAGAAGGCCAATGAAGTGGATCGCATGGTGTTGGTGGGTGATGTGAAAGACAGAGTAGCCATTCTGGTAGATGATATGGCAGACACATGTGGTACCATCTGTCATGCTGCAGACAA GCTTGTGTCAGCTGGAGCCACCAAAGTTTATGCCATCTTAACTCATGGGATCTTTTCTGGGCCAGCAATTTCTCGGATCAACAATGCCTGTTTTGAGGCAGTTGTAGTCACAAACACAATACCCCAGGAGGACAAGATGAAGCAGTGCCCTAAAATCCAG gTGATTGACATCTCAATGATCCTTGCGGAGGCCATCAGGAGGACTCATAATGGGGAATCTGTCTCCTACCTATTCAGCCATGTCCCTTTATAA